From Zingiber officinale cultivar Zhangliang chromosome 5B, Zo_v1.1, whole genome shotgun sequence, the proteins below share one genomic window:
- the LOC121987987 gene encoding MLO-like protein 7 has translation MLPCRPDVESTGRNKRRLLALVLTESHLKRRILAAGDSVVECPPEKEQLITATGLHQLHILIFFLAEFHVVNSALIMVLGRAKIHRWKDWEKDTTSAEYAFTTGIYMFTILCFFVPDLHPWILV, from the exons ATGCTGCCATGTCGCCCTGATGTAGAGTCAACTGGCAGAAATAAAAGGCGGCTGCTCGCGCTGGTGCTGACGGAGTCACACCTGAAGCGCAGGATTTTAGCTGCTGGTGATTCAGTGGTTGAATGCCCCCCA GAAAAGGAGCAACTGATTACTGCCACAGGCTTGCACCAGTTGCACATTCTGATCTTCTTTTTGGCTGAGTTTCATGTGGTAAATAGTGCTCTTATAATGGTCCTTGGAAGAGCAAAG ATACACAGATGGAAGGACTGGGAAAAGGATACGACATCGGCTGAGTATGCCTTCACGACTGGTATATATATGTTCACTATTCTTTGTTTTTTTGTCCCAGATTTGCATCCTTGGATCCTAGTTTGA